The window tttaatttgccaCGAAGCTATCTATTTCTATAAAACTCACTTACTCCACAAACTCAAAAACCCAAGCAACAGAAACAAATGTATACTACGACttaaattgaagaagaaaatattaaattggaaTTAAACACGACTAATTGAGCAAGCAGCAGAAACAAATTTATGAACGGAGCCTTAGATTGTACAAGGAATTCCATACACCAATTTGCATATCTAAATCATCTAGACAGGGGGAAAAAAAGCagagaaaaataatcacaacCACCTTATTTCGCTccgtaattattttttctttttttttaaaattcgcaCGGGCAACAGATTATTCCCAAAATTCGAGAAATTTGAAGCTCACGCTTTGGGCGAATCACTCACCTCATCATCCTCTGCCGCTCTGCACAGCGCCAACTGCGACGCTGTCCTCGGAATCTCCGCCGACTCCGATGCCGATGCGGGGGAGGAGGAAGGAGACAGCGAGGACTGGCCGATCAGCGAGAGCGATCCTTCGCTCCAGGAGCGGCGGATCGGGTAGGAGATCTTATCGTATCTGGAGCGGTGGGGGCAGTGGCCGGCGGAGTTGTGGAGAGCGCAGCCACAGTTGCGGTGGTAGGGGCGGCGCTGGATCCCGGTGTCCGCGGCGGTAATGCAGCCTTCGAGCAGGCTCCGGAATAAGCCGTCGCCGGCAGCTCCAGTGGCCATGGCTTACAAATTGATGCAGATATTTTGGGTTTGGGgaatggaattgaattgatttttgtgAGTATTTGTTGGATTGTGCAGAGCGATTTTGAAAAGTAACGTGTAAAGTGAGAGAGTATTTTGTACTTGACATGTGGAGAGAATACTCTACTGGGCCCAactaaatatttcaattactttagCTCAAAAATAGACTACGAATTTAAATGTGGTCACGCGTTTTATGGTaaataaatcatgttttatttacttCAACGATGATTCAAGAAAGAGTGTTTAAATATCACGTggataaagaataaagtagaagtgacaaaaaattaatttttttgttggaaaaTAGAAACGATTCAACAAATTgggataatttaaaaataaatacgaCTTAACTAGAATACATTAAttctttcattaattttattaattctctttaattatttcttagtatttgaaaattcataattacaattaataatcatgattaaaaacatgaaatacAATTCAATTCGCAATACATAGACTGAGGCATCAATTTTCTTGCAGCAATATCTACAAGGCATCAATTTTCTTATGTTTACTTAGCAATAAAAACTAGAGTGAACTACACTAATAGTTCctgattttgttgaaaaatgcACCAATGGTCcctataaaaattttatatcatttttggtacgTTAAAACTAGAATAACTCTAGGCACCACTAgtgtaaatatttatagtgggGGCATTTTGGATCTTTCTATTCTccccttaatttttttaattatttcttccatcaccattttcttttaaaaactcaattatacttttatttaaataatatttaattctttataatttcaaatttttaaataagaaagcaaaatattttaattatgctttatttatttttaaaaatatattgtttattaTACATCTcaaaactaaatataatagtaacatttttaaataaaatattaaagtgaaCTATAGAAAGTTCTCTgtggaatttatttttacttaaaaattttacttaaatttattaaatttgagaagaaaaaatattatagtgaactatatagtaaatttttatataaagaatgttaattaaatatttaaatgttactaaacttaagtgaaaaatataatattttaattacattaattaaaacatagtatagtgaaaaatatatttaagtatagtaattaaaatttatgtgaaTTATATCTAACGTAAATTAAAGCGAACTATTGCAAGTAacattttttactaaaaatattaaagtaaactatagtaatttttttttattataaagctTAATCTATACGTTATACAagtaattattcaaaaaaattaagtgaattatttcaaaagaaaatgttttctcttgtacaaatataaaatggaCTAGTATtagaaatgtaaatatttagtatcccaaaatgtatttttatgtatGTCAAAAAGAATTGCATGATTGAAGAGgtattaaaattgtaattttcaaataccaaAAAATGTCCTCCATGGCATTTAGGAGATTTTTCAAATGCAGAGGGGTATTAAAGACCGATAAGTActaaaaatgtgatttctaaggaccaaaaaggatataaatttttttcagaGACCATTGATGCATTTTTCAACAAGATCAGAGACTATTAGTGTAATTCACTCTAAAAACTATGTATAACTAGAGTTAACTATGAACTTTACATGACACACTTTATGCATCCAAGTGCACGGTCTATCCAACATAATTTGAttctaatcaaaatttactactccttcatttttattcttcaaaaatatattttgagtaaTACTCTACGTATTACTAATTATTGgtttaatatcttatttatttaattaattgccTACCACCGCAAAAAAGTTACTAGTTGCGTGgattatattactactacaattaaaagaagaagaaaaaggagtCGCGTTGTGCTAACGTTCATTTTCTAAAGCGCAAGTGTCGATTGATCATGATGTGTGAGTATCATAGTTGAGGttcaattttgtttctattttgcaaatagaataaaaatgaaatcgtTTAATTTTCACATTGGATAACGACGCGGTGAGTATTAGTACTTGTTTGAATAATCTCTTCTATTCACGTATCAGCATATTATAATTGGATTTCGCATATTCATACTACAAAAAAGTGTCTCTATTCATCTATATAAATTGGGattgattattaaaaaaacttcTCGATCTCAATTCTGGTTTTAGTCAAGTTATATACTTTCAAATTTAGtcctgaaaaataaatttgcgaTTCCTGAAAAACGAAATATCATCACAAGTCTTTGCTAATGGAAAAATATCTTcatatatccatttttttcttattatgcATTTGATTCCACTAAGGACGTATCTTTTCAttctaattattataattgaagATTATGGTtcaataatgataatataaatttgatttattctataattaattgtttatagtCATACATATTACTATTTAAGTATTATATCGCCTAAAATTCGAATGATATTGTTCCAAATTAATtcgatatttattttattttggagctaattttaaaaacaagtATATAAGctatatttcaattaattaacatttatacattatacagaaacaaaatcaaattatattcaatcaatttgtgaatttagatacaaaattaggaaattaaatGGCGTTATTactgaaataattttaaaaacataaatattagtactatgtTATATTTGCATGACTTTCCATGTTTTATAGTAACACAATCTTCCAAGGTTTatatccttaattatttaatattgtaaCCATATACTTTGTGCAACATAAGGTTGTTTTAGGGTatatactgaaaaaaaattcaaaaaagagAACATTAACTGTAGTTGTTAACTAGAAGGTGATACGGTAattctactaatattttaaaattcaagtatatagattttaaatttggataaccCTTAtgttagtagtataatttattatacatcGAGccataaatccaaaaatatatttacactTCAAAAGATGAGTCTTATACTAAccccgtccctgaaaatttgtctcattttttcatttccgtccgtccctaaaaatttatccaattttttcatttccgtctgaccccaaaatttgtctcattttacttttactaccatttttggcagtggacttcatattccactaagagcatccacagcgGTCAAGAGGACGgtgctcgtccgtccgtgccgctgagcacggtgccgtccgtccgtgccagcggcacggcgctgctcttagctaagagcacgtccgtgccgctgagcagcacACGTGGCGACGCCTAAAtcgccaacggcatagccgttggcttttttaattttttaatttttttttaaaatgcgaaaataatttaaaaaaatgatttaaaaaaaaaaatattttcccacttcccaaaaaaaatatatccgttttcttcccacttaaaatttattttccaattttttcccccaaaattcacattttcatctataaatacccccacttcaacacaaaaaaaatcacattctcatctattctatcatcatctacattctctcatctcttttCCTCATacctctcatctaaattcccaccacactacacaatgtccggctccggcgatcacccctccggcaatcACGGTTcgaaccacgattggttcgactccgaGGTCGGATCACCCCTCCGAcaatcgcggttggaaccatctattctatcatcatctacattctctcatctcttttaattatgtatttttattttttagtattttaattatgtaatttttattttttaagattttaattatgtaatttttttttttaggattttaattatgtaatttttaatttttaatgtatttttataatgtagaaatgttttttaataattggagtatacaaatttaataatagaatggtggacccttgagcttgtccttagctaagagcacaatccgtgctcttagctaaggacaaggagtaaaagtgggtccggacccacttccatgctcttagctaagagcacggatgaggatgctctaactcattcctactcacattttattataaaactaatatataaaaataggacccacaatctactaatattttcaactcactttccattacattgcctaaaatccgtgtcaagtcaaagtgggataaattttgggggacggaggtagtagtaattattgaAGATTGTGATTGGATAGTGTATAATCGGAATGGATCTCCTACTCCACATTTCCTAATCAATTCATATGCTCCACCtctcacaatttaataaaataagagtaaaaCATGGAAGTGATAGTTAAGTGACggtgggattattttattagattgTGAATGTGAAGTAGGAATGAATTAGAAAAGCTGGAGTAGGAGATCCGCAGCTGTGTATATTGTTTGGTCCGTACTTCGTACGAGAATCTATGGGTATTAACAACACAAAGGTAAACTAAATTaatgttaagaaaattatatactgGTATTTTGGCGATTATACCTGAAGTTAGTCCTATGTTTTGAGTAATAAAACACCGAATACCGTACCGGGTTGAGTATTAAATTGATAGGATTAATCGCCAAAACCCGCAAATTATAAAGTATCTTTAAAATGAATGGATTAAGTAGACTGGGTCAACGAAGCAAAATCATTCGATAAAAAATCAACCGAAAAATACTCGCACTCTTTAGTCTTTAGTTAAATTCAgcctaattaattatcatctTCTTCCGCCTCAAAACTACAAATCATGTTTGAAATCGGCccaacttaaattaattactcaagTAATGAGTCAGATCACTCTCCGCTCTTTGAGGCAACCACCGATTTCGTAATACTTAAATAAGTGTACATATTATActttgattgattaatttcCTGAtgaatgcaatttttttttaaagtttggCAATATGCTTTATGTGAGCATTTATATTGGATTGTGTTagcattacttttttttttttttttatacatttattttgattttaatacttTAGAATATATTGTTAACGTcgttaataaatataaaaaacactgatttattctattattatttaattttaaatgataaaaaaatagttaagcTTCGATTTTTATGTTACTTGCAGATCTAATGAAtttagtaataattataggATACTGAAATTgaagtaaatatataaaataatgataatatggAAATGAAGAAGGGTGCTCATGAGTCATGAATAGTACACATGTATAATATTTCTAGGAGATGAATTGTCATCAATAGTCAAACCAAACTTATTTTGGCATTAATTCATCTTTCGATATCTTATCGTGCACgattataatttcaatatgGGCAACATAAAATTAGGTGCgataaacataatttaacattAGATATACATGGATaaaatcatttcataaaatatatccTTTACTTCGAGAATATGTCTTTTACTTCTTAGAGCATCCTCATCCGTGCTTTTAGCTAAGACCACAGAAGTAGGCCCGGACTCACTTTTACTTCTtatccttagctaagagcacaacacatACATCCGttctcttagctaaggacaagctcaagagtcccaccattctattattcaatttaaataaaaacatttccacaatattaaaatgcattaaaaatacccgaaatactattacaaattacaaaataattaaaaattacataattaaaatcctaaaaataaaaaattacacaattaaaatcctaaaaattaaaaattacacaattaaaatcaataaaattaaaaagacgcactactcgttgccgaatttcgccaaaatgtgattaattagatctttttgtagctcaATGTGGGCTCTTGTATCGCGCATTATGTGTCTTCTTTCGATACTCTCGTTCACcgtcgtatgcacacctcggcgtgggagagacctcgcggttgagcttccaGCTTCATCCTCGTAGTAAAAGTTAGCCGCCATCGGTCCTTCGTCGGcaataatcatgttgtgcaagataatacacgtgtatatgatgtcggcgatattcttaacgtaccaaagccgagaaggggacttcacaatgttgaatcggTCTCTTGACGCTGTGCAAAAAGAATCCGTCTTTGCTTTTGTGGATTGCTGAACGACTTCACGAAAGTCGACCACCTTGGGTAGATACCATCGGCGAGATAGTAACCcatgtggtatgcatttcCGTTGATGGTAAAGTCGATCGCcggtgctacaccattcaaaacatcatcgaagagtggtgaagaatataacacgttcaagtcgttgttggatccggcaacaccgaaatatgcatgtcaaatccataggcggtagtcggcgaccgcttcaaggataagTGTTGGGCCGCcacctttgtggccgcttaagtgttgccccctccaagcagtcgggcaattcttccacttccaatgcatgcagtcaatgcTGCCTAGCATACCGGGAAAACCGTGGACTGTTTCGTGAAGACGAAGCAACCGTTGACAATCGTCGGTGGTGGGTGCCCGAAGGAATTCCTCGCCGAAAGCAGAACGAACGCCGCCGCAAAAATTCTTGAGGCATAGGATTCCAGTTGACTCACcgacatgcaaatactcgtcgaagaggtcagccgtttgcccagtagcaagttgtcggatgacacaagtacacttttgcaacgcCATGAGACTTTGTCGACCGATTGCGTCTGCACCTTCTTGAAAGTATTCAACGCGGgtggacaatgtgttgacaatacgcataaacaaccgttttgacatgcgaaaacggcgccgaaagtaatcttctggataccgcggctggtcggaaaaatagtcggcaaCGAGCCTTTCATGGGCTCCCTCTCAATCACGAGGGATGTAGCGATGTTTTGCTCTAgttggttgaggaggaggaggggcgggggtattggcggcgacataggcttcataggcggcacgatattgttcataatattcttgttcttcgcgctccgcttccgcaatgagattggtgaaatccatttttgaattttttagagagagtttgagagaggaagatgtagatgatttagtatgaaaaagtatgaatgagagataatttgatgtgaaaagtggatgatgaatgtgtgtatttatagatgattttgggataaaaaaaaaaatcaaaaaatccaaaaaaaagtccataaacggctctattttttgggaatccaaaaatatttttttttatttttttgtattattttgaattatttatgaatatttttttttaaaaaaaataaattcgaatttgccaacggctatgTCTATGCCGTCGGCCAATAAAAAGACACCACGCCACGTAGGGCTgttcagcggcacggacgtgctcttagctaagagcagcgtcGTACCGCTGGCACAGACGGACAACTCGCAGcggcggacggacgagctcgtGCTCagtggcacggacggacggacggaTTTGCtccaccgctgcggatgctcttatgttTGCCATGAAGATAATTCGGCTAGTGAGATATAAAAAGGAATTTCGTCTTAACACTACTTAAACTAAAAGCAAGAATATCTATGCACgttcgtgtgtgtgtgtgagagagagagatatagaGAGAGGAGATCATAGTGCGCCACGAAACTTGTAGGCTGAATTTCTTGACATATTTTGTAAGCAAGAGAAAACCTAGATCTTAGGGAACATAATTTGTATGCTAGTGTTTATTAGTTTATGGGTAAACCCAATGCCTTTTACCTGAAAAAGACTTCATGAATGAATATATAAGTTTTAGATACCTTTATTGTTCATGGTTGATATTTATTTGGATCCTTTATTGTTCATGGTTGATATTTATTTGGATAGTTTGGGGAATGGAAACATATGGAGTACATAATACAATAATACGCATGGTGCAGGTGGGGTTATGATTCTTAGTCATTGAATGGATTTGATTCGAGtgattttttatcatatatgGTACAAGTatctcatcaaaatattcagaTATAATTCCATAGCCCATGCATATCAAGATataagatactccctccgtctcccaaaaataaattttcttttctttagttcgtccttaaaaataaaaactttcatttttagaaaatttatttctttctaatgaggtggaactcatttttcactaacacatttttctttctatttctcttactgtaccaattttgtattaaaactcatgttatttcaaatgtatcaaaattttagggggtggagggagtatttttttttatgctagaaattttaatcatgtttttaagTATGAGTAAGGAAGAATTTGCTAAAATGGAAAGACAATTCAAACCTGCTCAATCATGCGCCCACCCAGATGATTCAGTAACGTAAATCTAATTCCATTATATTTTACCAAATACTACATATActtacttatttttcttcttcctttgtTGGTAATCTACCCATCATCAGTTTCTCATATCACACATTAATTCTTAGTATAAAACATCTGTCcaaatattttctcttcttttcttttcgtTTCAAGCAACCCCAAAAACCAATTATAGTACCAAGTAGTTGACAATATAATAGTGGATATGTTAAATTTAGGAAGATTGTAGAGAATTAACATCAGTTTAATTCTTATTGTTTAGTCACCAATATAATAGTGGATATGTTAAATTTAGGAAGATTGCAGAGAGTTAACATCACTTTAATTCTTATTGTTTAGTCACTTTGTGAAACATAACAAATAGAAATGggttgattaattaaatcatagacCAGGTTTCTAGCCCATCCTTAAAGCCCAGAATGACCCAATCCACCttcaaaaaagataaaattaaaattatacgtataaatagaaaaaaaaatcatcctGCAAATAGGAGTATGAGTTTCTAATAGTAATAACAATGAATACCAAACTTCatggtgttatttttttggataaacATTCTCTATTGAAAAATGACATCAAAACAAGAAACTATGAAATAAACTTCAAAAGTTGCTTCCCGGTCAGCAACATCTCAGTCCAGCTTCACAGACGAAAACAGGTAGTGCACGAACCAGAACGAGGAGAGGAACCCGACTGTGCCCGTTGCAAGCATGATCGCAAGCACCATGAAAAGCGAATAGCCCAGGTAGAGTGTTGCAGAGACAGGTCCGCTCAAACTCTTGAGGTCGAATATCAGATAGTTGATCGAGTAAAGGAAGATGTATATAGCAACGGACCCAGATGCAAAGAAAGACTTCCACCACCATTTCCAGTCCTCCACACAAAGGTGCATGTAAGTAAGAACGAGCGACACCTCAGCACATACCACGACTAAAAGCATGAGCACGGCAAAGAGGAATCCGAAAACATAGTACACACGACCCATCCAGAGGCTCGACATGATAAAGAAGAGCTCAATGAAAAGTGTGCCAAAAGGAAGGGTACCAGCCCCAAGAACCAACAGCCACGATGGATACTTCTGTTGTGGGATTTCTCGGGGGATTTGGTTTGTTCGAACTGGGTATTCAATATGAGGCGCCTTTGCACCAAAGTAGCCGCCAACGAGGGTGAGGGGAACAGAGATACAGAACCATAGCAAAATGAGGATGACAAATAAAGAGAAAGGAATTGCTCCTGTGCTGTGACTACCCCACAataagaaattcaagaaagtGAAAATCAGGAATGAAATACCGGGGAAGAAACAAGAAACCTTCCACGAGACACCAATCCATCCCTTGTGGTCTCCAACAAAGATAGTCCTCCATAAACGAACAGCTACATATCCGGCAGCAATTCCAAGAACCATGTAGAAAAACAGCATGCCTGAAATAAGCGTCCCACGGGATGCTGGGGACATAAATCCAAGGGCAGCGAATAAAATTGTCACCACGGCCATTCCAAGAATCTGGACCCCATTACCAACCATCACACACAGGAGAGCTGGATTAGAAGGGGCACGGAAGACATCAGCAACAACGAGCTTCCAGCCCGACAACTCCTCATTCATCTGAGCTTGAGCTTCCTTGTCGAGCTCCTCATACTGGGTAAGATCCCGCCTAACAGTCCTCAAGAAGATCACAAGCACAATACCAGCCAAGAAAGTGATCACCATGAGCGAATTCAGAATTGAAAACCAATGCACCTTGGCACCCTCCATCTTCAAATATGCATCCCACCTTGACGGCCACTTAATGTCCTTCTCCACAAAGGAGACCTCATAGGAAAAAGCAAGAGGCTCATTCTCCTTAATAGGCATGGCTACCGTGTTTGGATCGCAGATAATTGTAGCTGGGTACTTGTTATACATTTTCAAGTTCTTCACCAATTCAGGCTTATGCTGGAAACTACAGGGCACCACCTCAAACCCAACAACCATGTACCCTGGTACAGCTGATCCCTGGTTCCCCTCGGGCGGGATCATCTCAGCAGCATCCCCAGTGCCCATCACACGAGCCACATTGCTCTCTTCGAACTTATGAACAAGGACAGTAAACTTCAAGTGATTGAAGATATAGTACCCCTCGTCAACCTTAGCACCCACGGGGTAACCCGTCCACCTCAACATGTACCCATCCTTCTTAGTATACCTAATTGCAGGCAAGTTATCAAGGATGACATTGACCTGATACATCTCATCAATCCTCTTTTTCAAAAGCTTAAACTCCTCACCCGATAAAGGCTTTGTTTGGCAAAGGAAAATCTGGGTCTCATTAGTGTACATCTTGAACCTATAGGGTGAATTCTCAATCCTATCACCCATGAGAAGCTCACCGAGATTCTCTGCACTATCCTTAATGCCCTCTTTGGGTTGACAGAATGGCAAACTATAATAGCTAAAGGGCATTTCAGTGTCAATTGAAGTCAAAGAATTCACTTTCACAGTCAAGGGATCACCGACTTTATATTTGTGAGGGTAACTACCGGGGAGATAAAACCCTTGGCTCAATTGACAAATTACTAACACAACAAGCAAGATCGACACCTTCAAACTGAGTAAAGATCCCATCTTTACCGCCGCTATCGTAGATCTGGACGGCCCAGACCGGGAAATCGACGATAATTTCCAAGAAAACAAGGATTTATTTCAAGATCTGCCGCAAGAATTCACAAAATTTAGAGGTCTCATAGAGAATGAGTATTCCAGATCAAAAtgtggtaaaaaaaatagaaaaaagataaacgcaatttggaatttgaaacaaaatttgtaaCGACATTGaaaaaaacatttgaaaaCGAAGAGAAGGGTGTGTTTGAATATGAAAATCGTAGAGATCTAACTGACCTTTGAAGTTGAATCGGGATTGAAAACAGCTACATGAACAGCGGCAGAAAACGTGTAGATGCGGAAATTTAGAGAAATGGAGTGAGTGATGGAAAGCACGAATTATTTATATGCTGTATCAGTGTATCTCTATGCTTCCAACGTCGGTGGCTGACGACACGTCATTgcttttatgaaaatgaatacTTATTTGAGTAATTACTCAATTGgtacaaaataattttccattatttaatattGGTATAAAAGTATACAGTTTATTTAAAcgatatggagtataaaatagtactagtgtttcatttaatacatttttcatttatatttgatgtcatcaattatttgtatatacaaaaGGTACTTTGTCCCGTCCTGTCTCATAATATGAGTCATATATGGtgtgggcacgagttttaaaaaatataaagaataatgAGTtggaaaagttggtggaatgtacTATTCAcgtttttatattggttttataattgAAT is drawn from Salvia hispanica cultivar TCC Black 2014 chromosome 6, UniMelb_Shisp_WGS_1.0, whole genome shotgun sequence and contains these coding sequences:
- the LOC125195075 gene encoding uncharacterized protein LOC125195075; the protein is MATGAAGDGLFRSLLEGCITAADTGIQRRPYHRNCGCALHNSAGHCPHRSRYDKISYPIRRSWSEGSLSLIGQSSLSPSSSPASASESAEIPRTASQLALCRAAEDDEVSDSPKA
- the LOC125195640 gene encoding transmembrane 9 superfamily member 11-like, which translates into the protein MGSLLSLKVSILLVVLVICQLSQGFYLPGSYPHKYKVGDPLTVKVNSLTSIDTEMPFSYYSLPFCQPKEGIKDSAENLGELLMGDRIENSPYRFKMYTNETQIFLCQTKPLSGEEFKLLKKRIDEMYQVNVILDNLPAIRYTKKDGYMLRWTGYPVGAKVDEGYYIFNHLKFTVLVHKFEESNVARVMGTGDAAEMIPPEGNQGSAVPGYMVVGFEVVPCSFQHKPELVKNLKMYNKYPATIICDPNTVAMPIKENEPLAFSYEVSFVEKDIKWPSRWDAYLKMEGAKVHWFSILNSLMVITFLAGIVLVIFLRTVRRDLTQYEELDKEAQAQMNEELSGWKLVVADVFRAPSNPALLCVMVGNGVQILGMAVVTILFAALGFMSPASRGTLISGMLFFYMVLGIAAGYVAVRLWRTIFVGDHKGWIGVSWKVSCFFPGISFLIFTFLNFLLWGSHSTGAIPFSLFVILILLWFCISVPLTLVGGYFGAKAPHIEYPVRTNQIPREIPQQKYPSWLLVLGAGTLPFGTLFIELFFIMSSLWMGRVYYVFGFLFAVLMLLVVVCAEVSLVLTYMHLCVEDWKWWWKSFFASGSVAIYIFLYSINYLIFDLKSLSGPVSATLYLGYSLFMVLAIMLATGTVGFLSSFWFVHYLFSSVKLD